Proteins encoded in a region of the Puniceibacterium sp. IMCC21224 genome:
- a CDS encoding paraquat-inducible protein A gives MTHSDLALEDLIACPQCDALYTARMPEIGERAVCERCHTVLIAPRRKAGLRIIALTLTVLILVISALFFPFLTIHVQGFANQASIMDTASSFGSGALLLLSLATAAMIVLIPLLRMVLVLYVLTPIVMNLPPYAHARHAFRLSQELKPWAMAEIFAIGCAVALVKVASLASIGFGPAFWMFSALVVIVLFNDMYLCNWSVWKSLETDES, from the coding sequence ATGACGCATAGCGATCTGGCGCTGGAAGACCTGATCGCTTGCCCGCAATGCGATGCGCTGTATACCGCGCGGATGCCTGAGATCGGGGAACGTGCGGTCTGCGAACGCTGCCACACGGTATTGATCGCGCCACGGCGCAAGGCCGGGCTCAGAATCATCGCACTGACGTTGACGGTACTGATTTTGGTCATTTCGGCGCTGTTTTTTCCGTTTCTGACCATCCACGTTCAGGGTTTCGCCAACCAGGCTTCGATCATGGACACCGCATCAAGCTTTGGCAGTGGCGCTTTGCTGTTGCTGTCGTTGGCCACTGCCGCGATGATCGTATTGATCCCACTGTTGCGCATGGTTTTGGTGCTGTATGTGCTGACACCAATTGTGATGAACCTTCCGCCCTATGCCCATGCGCGCCACGCCTTTCGACTGTCCCAGGAACTGAAACCCTGGGCCATGGCCGAGATTTTTGCCATCGGCTGCGCCGTGGCCCTGGTCAAGGTGGCGTCGCTGGCCAGCATTGGCTTTGGACCCGCCTTCTGGATGTTCAGCGCGCTCGTGGTCATCGTCCTTTTCAACGACATGTATCTATGTAACTGGTCAGTATGGAAATCACTGGAAACAGACGAATCTTGA
- the phaZ gene encoding polyhydroxyalkanoate depolymerase, with the protein MRNMATYDFMETFRNTSQWMGATARTMASYPAMSVIPNPAMQWLSAWGEVAERSFARMAVKPDWNIRTITCEDGRDHLVSVDTVVNKDFGDLIHFNVNGRTEQPRKILLVAPMSGHYATLLRSTVISLISNCEVYVTDWHNARDIPVSAGKFDIEDYTLYLVDFMRHLGPDTHVIAVCQPAPLTLAATAYLAEEDPKAQPRSLTLIGGPIDPDATPTDVTDFGRRVTMGQLEETMIQRVGFKYPGVGRQVYPGLLQLTSFISMNSDRHAKAFNEQIMRVARGEASDHDAHNRFYDEYLSVMDMPAEFYLSTVERIFKNGEIAKNEFVVAGKHVDIGKITSVAVKTVEGANDDISAPGQCVAALALCTGLPDSKKASHLEPGAGHYGIFAGKSWRNNIRPLVLEFIDANSGSKPVSANTNNAA; encoded by the coding sequence ATGCGTAACATGGCGACTTACGATTTCATGGAGACCTTCCGCAACACCAGCCAGTGGATGGGCGCAACCGCGCGAACGATGGCATCTTACCCGGCGATGTCGGTGATCCCCAATCCAGCGATGCAATGGCTTTCGGCCTGGGGTGAGGTTGCCGAACGGTCCTTTGCCCGCATGGCGGTCAAACCCGACTGGAACATCCGCACCATCACCTGCGAGGATGGTCGCGACCATCTGGTTAGCGTCGACACCGTCGTCAACAAGGATTTCGGCGACCTCATCCACTTTAACGTGAATGGCCGCACAGAACAGCCGCGCAAAATCCTGCTGGTCGCGCCAATGTCTGGCCATTACGCCACCCTCCTCCGGTCCACCGTGATCTCCCTCATCTCCAATTGCGAAGTTTACGTGACCGACTGGCATAATGCACGTGACATTCCAGTCAGCGCCGGCAAGTTCGACATTGAGGATTACACCCTATACCTCGTTGACTTCATGCGCCACCTTGGCCCGGACACCCATGTGATCGCGGTCTGTCAGCCGGCGCCGCTGACCCTCGCCGCCACCGCCTATCTCGCCGAAGAGGACCCCAAAGCGCAGCCGCGGTCGCTGACCCTGATCGGCGGTCCGATCGACCCTGATGCCACACCGACCGATGTCACCGACTTTGGCCGCCGTGTCACCATGGGCCAGCTCGAAGAGACCATGATTCAGCGCGTCGGCTTTAAATACCCGGGCGTCGGGCGTCAGGTCTACCCGGGCCTGCTGCAACTGACCTCGTTCATCTCGATGAATTCGGATCGCCACGCCAAGGCGTTCAACGAACAGATCATGCGTGTGGCGCGCGGTGAAGCGTCGGATCACGATGCCCACAACCGATTCTACGACGAATACCTGTCGGTGATGGACATGCCGGCCGAATTCTACCTCTCCACGGTCGAGCGGATCTTCAAGAATGGCGAGATTGCCAAGAACGAGTTTGTTGTCGCGGGCAAGCATGTCGATATCGGCAAGATCACGTCGGTTGCGGTCAAGACGGTCGAAGGTGCCAACGACGACATCTCGGCGCCCGGTCAGTGTGTCGCGGCGCTGGCGCTTTGCACCGGCCTGCCCGACAGCAAAAAGGCGAGCCATCTGGAACCCGGTGCCGGCCATTACGGCATCTTTGCGGGCAAGAGCTGGCGCAACAACATCCGCCCGCTCGTGCTCGAATTCATCGACGCCAATTCGGGGTCAAAACCGGTTTCCGCAAATACCAACAACGCTGCCTAA
- a CDS encoding paraquat-inducible protein A, with protein sequence MEITGNRRILTAREAGLVACRRCARVWPMGTTECGRCGARLQSRDTGSLGRVWALWIAGLICYIPANIYPMLVTQTLLDTSKSTIVGGAVDLLHHGAVGVAVIILVASVLIPMGKFLAIAYLALSVHRGSNLSSGRRHHVYEMVEFIGRWSMIDVFVVAILSSLVQLSVVASIHPGPAALTFALSVVCTMLSAQSFDSRMFWDEDAPQRKL encoded by the coding sequence ATGGAAATCACTGGAAACAGACGAATCTTGACCGCCCGCGAGGCGGGGTTGGTGGCCTGTCGCCGCTGCGCACGGGTCTGGCCAATGGGCACCACGGAATGCGGGCGCTGTGGTGCGCGACTGCAGTCGCGCGACACCGGCAGTCTAGGCCGGGTCTGGGCGCTATGGATTGCCGGGCTAATCTGCTACATTCCCGCCAATATTTACCCGATGCTGGTCACACAGACACTGCTGGACACCTCAAAAAGCACGATTGTTGGTGGCGCGGTCGACTTGCTGCACCATGGCGCGGTCGGTGTGGCGGTGATTATTCTGGTCGCATCAGTGCTGATCCCGATGGGAAAATTCCTTGCGATTGCTTATCTCGCCCTGTCGGTTCATCGCGGGTCCAACCTGTCGTCCGGGCGCAGGCACCACGTCTATGAAATGGTTGAATTTATCGGACGTTGGTCAATGATCGACGTCTTCGTGGTGGCGATCCTCAGCTCGCTGGTTCAATTGTCCGTGGTGGCGTCAATCCACCCCGGCCCCGCCGCTCTCACATTCGCGCTGTCGGTGGTTTGCACCATGCTGTCCGCGCAGTCCTTCGATTCACGCATGTTCTGGGACGAAGATGCGCCGCAAAGGAAATTATAG
- a CDS encoding Gfo/Idh/MocA family protein yields the protein MSDHIRWGILGASKFAREKMGPALHLACGGALEALATSEPAKAAPFADFAPGLRVHNDYDALLADSGIDAIYIPLPNHLHVPWIKKAVAAGKHVLCEKPIAMQAPEIDELIALRDSSGLLVAEAFMIVHHPQWQTARQMYRDGAIGRLIGVDASFSFSNVDPANIRNQAETGGGGLRDIGVYIFGATRFVTDEEPQEILSTDVEWTNGVDTRAHLTARFPSFHYTGMVSTRMAPRQEVVFHGDVGVMRLTTPFNAQAYGMAQIVLEAPGFRTETLRFPSDNQYVHQVEAFNRSVRRKETYPCPLEFSRGTQAMMDMVFDHAK from the coding sequence ATGTCGGATCATATACGCTGGGGAATTCTGGGCGCTTCCAAGTTTGCGCGTGAAAAAATGGGGCCCGCGCTCCATCTGGCGTGCGGTGGAGCGCTGGAGGCGCTGGCGACGTCGGAGCCGGCCAAGGCGGCGCCGTTTGCGGATTTTGCGCCGGGGCTACGGGTGCATAACGACTATGATGCGCTGCTGGCGGATTCCGGGATTGATGCGATCTATATTCCGCTGCCCAATCATCTGCACGTGCCCTGGATCAAAAAGGCCGTGGCAGCCGGCAAACACGTGCTGTGCGAAAAGCCGATCGCCATGCAAGCGCCCGAGATCGACGAACTGATTGCCCTGCGCGACAGCAGCGGCCTGTTGGTGGCCGAAGCGTTTATGATTGTGCATCACCCACAATGGCAGACCGCGCGGCAGATGTATCGCGACGGCGCAATTGGACGGCTGATCGGAGTGGATGCCAGCTTTTCCTTTTCCAACGTTGACCCTGCCAACATCCGCAATCAGGCCGAAACCGGCGGCGGTGGGTTGCGGGATATCGGGGTCTATATCTTTGGCGCCACCCGGTTTGTCACCGATGAAGAGCCGCAAGAAATTCTGAGCACCGATGTTGAATGGACAAACGGCGTGGACACGCGGGCGCATCTGACTGCGCGTTTCCCATCATTCCATTACACCGGGATGGTGTCGACCCGCATGGCGCCGCGTCAAGAGGTGGTATTCCACGGCGATGTAGGGGTGATGCGGCTGACCACGCCGTTCAATGCGCAGGCGTATGGTATGGCGCAGATCGTGCTTGAGGCACCGGGGTTTCGCACCGAAACTCTCCGCTTTCCATCGGACAACCAATATGTGCATCAGGTCGAGGCGTTCAATCGTTCGGTGCGCCGCAAGGAGACCTATCCCTGCCCGCTGGAGTTTTCGCGTGGGACGCAGGCGATGATGGATATGGTGTTCGATCACGCGAAATAG